The genomic region CAGCGACAGGCAGCTTGTGTTGCAAAATGCCACGgagcaaaaagaaaagagtgggtTGGCATCCACTTCCGGTCCGCACAAGCCAATAGAGTTCAATCACGTCACTAAACACGTTGACGCTCCTAATAACTAAATATTTATCGCtccaaaattaaaacaaaaataaccaaGTTAAATTGCCGCCCAAGCACCTAAATAAATTCATGCAAGGAGAGTCCTGCACTGATACTGTTTTCCTTTTGTTCGTAATTATTTTCTGACAAGGACCAACAGAATATAAAAGTTCTCTGAATGGATTCCTGTGGATGATTAATTTCCCTTTAGGAAACTGCCTGTTTTGAATTACAAAATGTTTGGAATTAATTCTACATACTTTTGTGTGGAGCAAGTATGTATTCCTGAATTTTGTACCATTTGCTATTCGCTTGTGAGCTGTTCCATAAACCAAGCAGAACTTCCAAGCAATCTAAGTGAAAGTTCCATAGTATAGTGCAACGgttgggcaattccggtcctcgagggccggtgtcctagtcaagtcaagtcaagtctatttgtatagccctaaatcacaagcagtctcaaagggcttcacatagacaaacaattgacaattattctcaaagcatccccttgTAGtgagttgacataattcacccggaacctaagttcacgttgccgagttccggtgggatgttttacacgtgtgggagtttccgtttTGTGTAGTGtgcgttaggatctcgaagggaaaagagtcggcccgtggttgagagaagcaagttataaatgtcattaaaacaactgccgttggcaccgtcatttatcactccgcctccgactccagtccttgcacaccacactggtgaccccgacgtcagtcccgctgaggattccgggactgaacagaataccgagcgagacggcatggcgcattccgccgtccttaggctgcctgagttttgggagacttctgcagcaacgtggttcgcacaggcggaggctcagttcgccctccggggaattacggatgacgccacatgctactaccacgttgtctcggcactcggaagctccaccgctgccagagccgtaagtttcatcacttcccctccggcccaggataaatatgcagggctcaaggcttatctcctcaggatttttgaactgtcgcgatccgaacgagcccggcgcctgcttgctattcagggcatgggggacagcaaaccctctgaacacatggagatgatgttaaacctgctgggtggggaagagccgaattttcttttcattgaactgtttctgcgacatatgccgccgcacgtccaaacggccctcgcaaatacgactattacggagccgcgtgctctggcggaggaagcggaccgtttctacttggccacccagcgtttcgcccctggtgtgctggccccaacacgcagctacacgtccccaagcgctggcgtttcccctggcaggggacacgctgcaactgacggccgcgccagcacaggtttgtgctacttccatgcacgttttggcgccaaggctaaaaggtgccgctccccttgcaacttcaacacgacgggaaacgccaaagcctgcgctcagtagtggccgtgaccgcaggcaaaaagaaccggctgctgttcattgaggactccctctctggtcgcagattcctctgtgacaccggtgcccagaggagcgtcctgccggctacggtggacgacgccgctggagggttgcacggcccgcccttaacatccgccaacgacacccccatcaggacgtatggcacaaggactgtggacgtatgtttcgggggtcagcgtttcacatgggactttgtcaccgccgacatctccttcccccaaccaggacatcgactggacccccgaggggatcaaggctttcgaggatactaaggctgcgctgtgccaggccaccatgttggtccacccgtcgcctggagccccggtcgccctcacgaccgacgcatctgactacgcagttggtgctgtatttgagcagtgggttggtggcgcctggcaaccgctcgcctttttcagccgccagctggtccctagggagcgcaaatacagcacattcgacagggagctactcggcgtctggttggcgatccgccatttccgctccatcctggaaggccgtgagtttacggttttcgtcgaccacaaacccctcacgttctctatgtccaaggtggctgagccgtggtccgcccgccagcagcgtcagctgtcttttatctccgagtacaccacagatatccgacacatcgccggcaagtccaacgtggtcgccgattgcctctctagagcggtcatccacacggttcagctggggctcgactactcaagtatgagtgctgaccaagcctcagatcctgggatccagtcgctcagagactcggacactggactgcgtctggaggaggtcgcggttggcgactcaggtgtcaggctgtggtgcgacctctccaccggccaacctagaccacttgtccctgccggctggcagcgggctgtctttgaggcgatacacggcctgtcccatcctggcagaaaagcgtccgtgaggctggtggctcagaagttcgtctggaaagggctgaagagggacgttcgggcctgggtcgactcgtgtgtggcttgtcagcgtgcgaaggtgcaccgccataccaaggccccgttggagccgttcactgtccccgaaaggaggttcgaccacgtcaacatcgaccttgtgggcccgctccccccttcccatggtttcacctacctcctcaccatggtggacaggacgacccgttggcctgaagccgtccccctctcctcaacctcggctgctgacgtggcccgggcgtttattggcacatgggtcgcgcgctttggaacaccttcagacctctcctcggaccggggtgcacagtttacttccgagatctggaatgtggttgctggaggcttgggcgtcaagctgcaccgcaccaccgcttatcacccccaggctaacgggctgtgcgagcggttccaccgctccatgaaggcggctctacgcgccagtctggtggatggcaactgggtggacagacttccctgggtcatgctgggcctcaggacggcccctaaggaggacttgcagtcctcgtctgctgagctcgtctacggccaggtactacgagttcctggggacttcattccagacgccacaacgccttggtcggcggccgggcagcggtcctccctgctggaagttgccgggacgttcgcacctgtccccacgtcacggcactgcacccctgtttcccgggtgcccaccgacctacgctcggcgggttttgtgttcatccgccacgacgcccaccgcgggccgttgcgtccgccttacgacgggccttttaaggtcttgcagcacgggagtaagagcatggtcgtggacatcggcggtaggcctgagactatctcggtcgataggattaagcctgcccacgtggatgtttcccggacattggaattggcgcaggccccacgccgcggacgccccccagcgcctcgcccctccgacctgaccgagctcccgcctgcccgaccgacaacgcgaccgtccagcccagcggtctttccggtggcgccccctacccttgaccccctgccagcccctgccacctacacccgctgtggtcgggctgtcgttcctttccggcgcggggattttgactatgggtgaattctgggggggcatgtgtagtgagttgacataattcacccggaacctaagttcacgttgccgagttccggtgggatgttttacacgtgtgggagtttccgtttTGTGTAGTGtgcgttaggatctcgaagggaaaagagtcggcccgtggttgagagaagcaagttataaatgtcattaaaacaactgccgttggcaccgtcatttatcactccgcctccgactccagtccttgcacaccacaccctgatcttaagctcccaaaagggaaaGGAAAAACTACCATGGAAAAAATGAGAAACGTTGAGAAAGAACCACAGAttcaatggatgcagagaaggCACATAAAATACGCAATATGAAACTCAATGAATCAGTGGGTGTCAAAGCGAGAGCTGTCGGAGGTTTcctcgattgtcctggcagtcctgcatgttttataggtcTCCTTGCTGCAACCcacttgattcaaatgatcaggattgttatccagcttctgcagatcTTGCTAAATATCAGGCTGCAACAGGGTGACATGCAGGACACCCGCCCTCAACAGtcagaattgcccacccctggtgtagtgGTCAGTACTCTGGACTCTCGCCcaagcaacctgagttcaaatcCTGGTTAGACCTGAAGTATTTTATCATGGAAACATTTGCATCAAGATACAAGAAAGAACATGTCACAGAGTACaaacatcaccccccccccccctaactgAATGAGAGGCCTGGTCCTGAGGTCTGCCAAACAATACTATTTCATTAAggaaatattgacattttttcaaattatttgGGGCAATTTAATCATTAAATCACAGCAGGGGTTGTATTTTCCTGATATCGCTTGGGACAATGCCAGCAGCATTGTGACCTTCTACCGCTTGACCATTGAGAGCATTGTGACATATTGCATCACAATATGGTTCTCCAACTGCATTCAGGAGAATGTAAGAGGGTCTAAAGAGTTGTTTTCATGCAACATATTTAGTAGAAGGTTTTCAAGGTCTttgtctaaaaaaaagaaaagcactctgaattattttttattgtttattaacTGTAACAATCAAAAGAAAAACTGCAATGATAACACTCATCAGTTTACATGTTTTTCCCTTGACGTTTGCTTTTACACTgagtgaaaaaaaagaatgaaatggcCACAATTTGCATTAGGTCATCAAACAAAAGTAGCACTGATTTACTGACATttatatcattaaaaaaaaataatcataataaaaataagaagtCAGTTACACGCCTgtttggaaatatttctgaAACATCATGTGGGTAAAACAGAAAATTGGTCTTTGGGCACATTAAGGAGCGCAGTCCTCCAAAGTAAAAACGTCTTGTCCACGCAGTTCCAGCTGTCTACAGCAGATGATGGTAAAAGTGTCCCCTTTCATTCCTGGGCTGGAACATTTATATCTTCACAGTAGCACACTAACATTTGGAGGCTATTGTCGAAAGCGGCACAGGCACTTAAAAGACGCTGACGTACAATCTGGTACAACAGTCATGCAGTGATACAACGTGGCTGACATGACTGTGAGGTAATAATTAATATACATAAGAGCTGAATAAAACATGGCCTACTTTGATCCAGCAAGTttcacggcaaaaaaaaaacaaccccagAAGATCCCAGTTTTAGTACCCGTGCAACAGAAATAAAAGGGAACCGACTTTAGCATCagattgtatatatatacagtctTATAGAAATATACACATCTACCAACACATCTTTTCTACAATGTGGATTTGTCTTGTCACATCTAGCTATCAAGCTTGTCCACGGTTTTTGCGGGTGAAGGCAAAGCCATCCAGTTTGCATAAACACTATCATTGGCATATCTTGTAAAGACTGGATTAGTGGCATCATGTCTGTTGAGCGGTACCGGGCTCTTCTCGGGCCAGTTCGGGTATGACATGCCTAAAAATGAGAACACATCATTTTTCTGCACTCAATGAAAGATAAGCAGCGTGCAGACAGCAAGGCTTTTAAATCAAACTCTGCAGTGGCCAGGCTGGAGAGGGTgagagaataaaataaaaaaaaagctgacagaCGTGTCTGTTATGGCTTCATGGCTATTTCTTTGTAACGAATCAAGGCATCTGTTAATATTGCATTTGCAACCTGTACATTCTGTATTTTTATCTGAGTGACATCACCAAAGAGTTGCACTCAAAAGCCTTACTGTTTCTCCATCATGGAATCGATTAATAGACATGGAATAAAGTGAGGAAAATTTAAAGACAATCTGAAATTCAAACCACAAGTTGTGATTGATTCAGCGAGGACCTGTTTCAAATGCCCCAACAAAAGGAGGACCAAAaataagttgttttttaaaaaaaatgtaacatacaaataaaatggTAATGAAGGGGGGAATGGTGTTTGTTGTATAAATTAAAATGTCAGTATTTACAAAATTTTTGGTCAATTTTCCTGTACATTAGAAGCAGGtccaaatcaaaaaaaaaaaaagcaagacaacAGATAGTATTTCACGGAGCTTTTGCAATTTACGATGAAATGGTCGGGAAGAATCAGCAAAAAAAGGCATGCCCAGATCACAGTCACTCACACTTGCCTATAGAAAGCCAAAACATAACTCGAGAGCCCGTTTGCCCTTGCTTCTAAAATCGAGTAAATGCATGGGAAATTCTACCATAGAGCTTGTTTTCAATCCATGTGGAGGGGAGGGTTCGAGGGATAGGGGCGTTATTACAGTCCACAAGTGGTGTGTCCTCTTCAGAGAGCGCGTCATCGTACAGCAGGGCGTCAGCAGGCGTGGACGCTGCCAAGTCCAGATAATCCTGACAAAAGCAGATCAAGGTGTGATTAAGGTGATTGGATGAGGTGGGTGGGCGGAGTTTCTTTTTTCTAACAACATTAAAGTGGCAAGAAGAGGATATCGATATGATATGAAGTCCTTGTtgactaaaataaaaatgaagcacATTTGCTTTTCACCATACCCGACTTTTAACCATCATCTTCTCCAGTTCTTTGCTGATGTCGGAGAACGTCGGCCTCTTGTCCGATTCTTGTTTCCAGCATCGGCCCATGAGGTTATACCtgcagaggattttttttttttttcaaaattgcttggATGAATATTATTTGATTTGGAGATATTGTCGAATTACAAAGCCGAGGGCTCACATTTCTTCGGAGCAGTTCTCCGGTCTCTCCATCCTGTATCCAGTCTTCAACAGGTTAAAGAGGCGCTCGGGTGCAATGCCCGGGTATGGATTACCTCCTAATGTCACAATTTCCCATAAGAGCACACCAAAGGACCAGCTGGGAAGAAAGGAGAAACATCTTAGTCAACACCGAGTCAGCATAATAGCTTCGATAATGAAGCATCAACTTCAAGATGTACTCACACGTCACTTTGGGTCGTGTAAATGTGATCAAACAGGGATTCTATCGCCATCCATTTAACAGGTATCCGACCCTTCAAAAAAAAGCCACGAGATTTTGGAGTGAGTTCAaagattatgtttaaagttGTTATTTTCATCTTCACCTTGCTTCTCTTAACATAAGAGTCCTCCTCATAAACATCTCTGGAGAGGCCAAAGTCTGAGATCTTCATCTTCCTTCCCTCTGCTACGAGCACATTTCGTGCTGCGAGGTCCCTGTGAACAAGCTGTTTGACCCCCCCCaaccataaaaaaataataatcttatAACACATAATCATAACATATCATGAAGATACCACAAAAAGTCCAACCTTCATTTCAGCTAAATACTGCATGCCTCTGGATATCTGCCATGCAAAGGAGATCAGGTCACCCATGGTCAGCGCCCTGTCGTCTGGGTTCTCCAAATAGCTGGAGTTTCGGTTGGCGTCCATTCCCATGAAACTCGGGCCAACTTTCCGGCTCTCGCGAAGGAAGTTGCGAAGTGACCCAAACTTGGCATATTCCACGATCAGGTACAATGGACCTATTCAGAGGAACACAGTCTTCACACTCCATGCACCACAGCGGCTGTGACTGAGGAACTCTGCTGAGGTCCTACCATCTTGGCTGCACGCGCCGTACATCTTAATGACGTGAGGGTGGTTCACTTGCTTGAGTAAAGTGAATTCTGACAACAGGTCCCGGAGCTCACTATGGGAGGCGTTTTCTATCACGACAAATGAGCCACGACATTAGGTCCACGTACAAATCCGTATTTGTTTGGTGAGAAGAATTAGAGATCAGTAGACaaataatattcattttatttttacttgtcATGATGACAGGTAAGGCAGAGGTCTTACCTTTCAGCATTTTCACAGCCACGGTAGTGTAACCTGCTTTTCCTTTCAACCTGAATGCCGTCGCTTTGACGACTTTCCCAAACTCTCCCTCTCCCAAAGTCTTGCCGAGCACGAGGTTCTTCCGAGGGAATTCCCATTTGGGATCCTCCTGTTGAAGGAAAATAAACAGGATGATGTCTCACATGTATCGCAAAGGGTCACAGGTTTGAATTGAGGTGTTGCTCACAGGTATTTTAAAGGTGTCGGTCTCGATGGATTCCTGCGAGCCTCTTCGTAGGTTGTTACCGGGGAAGCTGATGGGGTAAGCCTGGGCCGGCCGGCGGAAAGTCATCTCAGCGGACGCTATTGGGGCCTTGGGTGACTTCTTGTGGTAGCGGTGGATGAAGTAGGATGAAAGGAGGATGGAAACGATGAAGGAGAGGAGCAGAATGGTGGCGATGACCGTCTTGCACATGTCGTCGCAGAGCCCCTCTGCGGGTGAGGGACAGTAGAAATTTAGTACTGAGATCAAGCAGGATAACATTTtgtgtactgcaaaaaaaaaggcaaaacatttcAACTGTGTGATTGCAGTCACTCAAAGGAATGTCCAAGTACACAAAATATGAAAATCATCTGGTATGGATAAACTATTTTCTTTTGCTGCAAGGGCAAAAGATGAAACCAAGGATGCATTGAAGCACCAATAGAGtactaaaaaaggaaaaaaaaatggtgtggaATTTCGTCAAATGGttgcacgaaaaaaaaaaacttcattcaGCTATttaatttatctatctatctatctatctatctatctatctatctatctatctatctatctatctatctatctatctatctatctatctatctatctatctatctatctatctatctatctatctatctatctatctatctatctatctatctatctatctatctatctatctatctatctatctatctatctatctatctatctatctatctatctatctatctatctatctatctatctatctatctatctatctatctatctatctatctatctatctatctatctatctatctatctatctatctatctatctatctatctatctatctatctatctatctatctatctatctatctatctatctatctatctatctatctatctatctatctatctatctatctatctatctatctatctatctatctatctatctatctatctatctatctatctatctatctatctatctatctatctatctatctatctatctatctatctatctatctatctatctatctatctatctatctatctatctatctatctatctatctatctatctatctatctatctatctatctatctatctatctatctatctatctatctatctatctatctatctatctatctatctatctatctatctatctatctatctatctatctatctatctatctatctatctatctatctatctatctatctatctatctatctatctatctatctattcatTCATTATGAATAGCCTAGTCCTCTCAAAACCTCAATATCAACACAGATGTGACAACTCACCCTCAACATCGTCTTTTTCACAGAAGCATCTTTCCGTCAAGCAGTAACATGTCCCGTAGCCAGCCTGGATGCCATTTCTTAGACCAAGTTCATGACCTCCTGTGACAGTTTCCTCTACACAgccacacacatgcatgtagTCAACATTGCAACAATCTGCCATCAtgactctttaaaaaaaaaaaaaaggagatatCAGAACTTACTCGTACAGTCTTGCGGGCATATTGATGTATCTTTGCTTTCGATAGCGTCACAAAAGCTATCTGGACATGTGCGCAGGTCCGGGGAGCAGGTCGAGTAGTTTTCAGCAATTCCTGGAATAATAATCAAATTGCACATTGGATGTTTGgctacagtctttttttttttttttttaaacaactgcATGTGTACTTTTCAAATGACCTTTTTCAGTGCCTTGCCTCCACTGGCATCTCCCCATCGTCGCCCCCAGGCCTCTGGTGGACTCACAGTCTCCTCGACGTCTGTTTTCCGAGCAGGACACGAGCTGCTGACTCTCCTGGTTCACCACTTGAAAAAAGTCACAACAGACAATACTTTACTAAATGTACTGGGAAGAGGAGCAACATAAACTTCATTTTAAATGGACGGGAAGGAAAGATGAAATGTCACGATTATGTCGATAAACCATTTTTTTGCATTCGTATTCCACCTTCAGCATCCAGAATGATTCGGATCTCAGCGCTGACTTCCCCTTGTGCGTTGGCCGCCTGAGCTACAACGATGAACTGCAGATCCTGGCACTCGGCTCTTCGTAGAGACTCCGAGTCGTTAACGTAGAGGAGTCCCCACATTTCGTCAGGCGCCTGGGCGATACTTATGGCCGCATAGCAGGACAGTTCGTCAGCAGAGATGTTCTTATCGGGAACCTTGAGCTGGTATGTGACACTGAAACCATCAAACTGCTGGCAGTTTTCCACGCAGACTCTCCCAACCTGAAAAGAGGGAGGATTTGATTTGATCCATTCTGGAATGTAGCCCAAAAGTAGCAACAGTTGAATTTGAGTACCTGAGCATAAAGGGAAGCTCTCCGGGTGAGCGTGAAGATATGCGTGAAGTTCTCAAAGCGGATGTGGACCGGTAAGATGGTGACGTTGAAGTGAAGGGACACAGTTCCCTCCAGACCAGGGTAGGTGGTGTCGTTGACCAGATAGTCCAGCTGCACACTGCGATTCTCCGTCACAAGCAGGTTCCTCTTCAGGATCAGGTCTAAAAAAGCAGACACAATATTTTCATTTCTATTCTTAAAGAGACGACGCTCACTTGAGATTACTGACCGTAGTTATGAATGGTTTCTCTGACTCCATTATGAGCTGCTTTCTTTTCACTGAAGCTGCGTTTTACATCAAATGTTTCTCTCGTCCATGGGTCCGTGTTGAGCAAGGTCTCAACATACCTATTGTGACTCTGGTCTGTAGAATAGATGGAGGTCAAGTCCCGGTCAAAAATTGACAATGTGCCGTAAGTGCCACCCTGGAAAAAGACAAATGCATTGAATCAGCATTCCTACACATAAAATCTCAAATCTCGTCTTTCGTTTTCTCACTTTAGTCCGATTGAAACTGATGACGATCTCCGCCGTGTCGGTTAAGTTCACGTATGGCGCGTTATCGTCCTCGTCGTTGACAAAAACATCCAGAGGAGTGTCCAGGGTGGTGATGGCGGCCTCGGAAATAACTGTGCAAACCAGCAGGAGTCTGTAACGTTCACTCTCTTCTCGGTCTAAAGGAGCCGTCACGACCATCTCAGAGGTGTTCTGATTCACGGCGAAGGGAGCAGGTGTCTCTATTTGAACAAGAACATAACAAGACTATTATTTATAAGTTTTGATATCACAGAGAAGtaagttcaaatattttaaaacgaTGCATGGTCATAAAAATctctattttgtttttcaaaatgaagacaatttgcaatttcagTATTGACACACgaagatgcacaatttgtctttgcgggtcgcataaaatgatgtgacgggccgtatctgacCCCCGAGCCTTAGGTTTGCCACCAATGCTCTAACCTGATTCCACAGTGTAAGAGATGGTAAAGTTGGGGCACACGTTGAGTCTGGTGAGTCGTCGCAGCTGCATCACGGGCCCGGGGAATCTGTTCTCCATGATGTGTGGTTTGGAGATGTCTCGGTGCGGGAAGCATAACTCTTTCAAATCAGTCTGTGCACATTGTGGCATGGTGGCATTTACAAAGTCCAGGATGATCCGAGGGTTATTTCTCGTGATGCACCAGGACCTCTTGGTGAACTTGGGTAGCACCATAacagacagagacagcttcttcacAGACCACGAAGGTTTATCTGATGCAAAGACACAAGAGACAAGCAGGCATTTTAATCTCCAACAGACCTCTTCCTGACGATGGAACTCCTTTATCAGTATGGGAGGAGAGTCGGCAATCTAATTGAATCTTAACGTCCAGGATGCCTGACAGCGGCACTCACATAGCATGGCAAAGTCATTCTCATCCAGGGTTTTGTTCAAGGACAGCACTCCGGTGTTTGTATCCATGTTAAACCAGGAGCTGTACACGGGCCGCTTGAGCGAGCTGGACCAGCACAGGTAGAAGTGCGGCTTCTCGGACTCGCTGTCCAGCATGGCGTGGACCTGGAGGACCCGACTCCCTGCTGCCTGGCCAAGATAAATGGTCTCCTTGTACTCATTCTGAGGGAAGTACAATCCTTTAGCTCCTAGTTCAATAAAACACACAATGATAATAGTCCGGTtagaagacacacacacacacatcatcagCAGTGACCCCaacaccgcccccccccccccctttctccatTCAGTTAGCGGAAATTGAAAGGAGGGCTCAAATGACACTTAGGCAGCTCTTTTAATGAATTTCTCATGCGGTCGATAATCGTGCGGTTTCCGATCGTCCTTGTGTtcaccttgagatgtttaattaCGCCAGATCACATGATACAGAGGAGAAATGAATCATTACTTGCCAGAGGAAAGGAGAGAGTGCTATTTTGTGCTTGTAAGGCTAATCCATAATGAGCTATATGTTTTACAAGAAAATTGAGATGCGAGTGTCGGTCCTGTAATTACATCCCTGCTATGATCCCCTTTGACGACAGTGGGCGACCATTTAGGGAGCGTGCTAATGTCATTAGCAGACAGCAAAACTAGATTTTCTATTTCTGTTGGTGCAATTCAGGCCTCAGCTCTGGTTTCAGACATTGATTTAATTTCACGGGACTTAGATGACAGGAGGCTGGATTGATGGATAAAATGTTCCTTCCTGAAAGATTGTGATTCACTCAGGGTGGTTGCGACCATTTTTTGTTTATAGtgttcctgcaaaaaaaaaaaaaaagaagtcctcTTGTTTGTCCCTCCCGTGGGATGAGCTctaacaatttaatttaattttacgtctttagatttttttttttcagtcactGCCAAGATATAGGATAAATGCTAGTAAATGCATATGAGCCTACTAAAATAATTTTTTCATCATTTTGTATGCAATAAATGAGTGGAGATATTTTTAATGAACTGAAATGTTTAACCTTGACAAGACAAAATCATTGAAAAAGAACATTCTTAAATTTGTTGTCTGCTAATTAGATTATAGCCTCTAGAGGgcactattttattttagtaaGAGAGACCCTTGCTTGTCACATTTCAAAATGGATAAATCATTCTCATAAATCAGCAAATTGCAATAGTGCCTAAAAATGAATTATTTCtagtcataaaaaaacaaaacaaaaatcacattAGCTTGAATCTGCTTTAGATACGCAACTAGAAGATCCCAGTTGCTAACCAGACGGGAGCAAAACATACAAGCAAATTTTGGCCCGATGCCACCGTGGCTATGCAACACAACTTGTTCATCTCAGTCAAAATTCAATTTCTCTCCAGGACTGAAGCCAATGAAAACAAAGTCATCAGACTTAATTGACTGGATCAAGCTGACCTCTCACGACAAATAATATCTCTGCTTTATAAAAACATGATGACTCATTATACCTCCTCCCCTGAAATGatacaaaaatgacatttgagtTAGAGTTTATAATACATAACAGagcgaaataataataatcataataatgctCTTCCAAGAATTGAAATATCACAGTAAATTATTCCTGGAACAGGATTAGCCTT from Syngnathus typhle isolate RoL2023-S1 ecotype Sweden linkage group LG8, RoL_Styp_1.0, whole genome shotgun sequence harbors:
- the ret gene encoding proto-oncogene tyrosine-protein kinase receptor Ret, with protein sequence MKMGSSCGLSRGNGASLLLLLLWMLLRGAKGLYFPQNEYKETIYLGQAAGSRVLQVHAMLDSESEKPHFYLCWSSSLKRPVYSSWFNMDTNTGVLSLNKTLDENDFAMLYKPSWSVKKLSLSVMVLPKFTKRSWCITRNNPRIILDFVNATMPQCAQTDLKELCFPHRDISKPHIMENRFPGPVMQLRRLTRLNVCPNFTISYTVESETPAPFAVNQNTSEMVVTAPLDREESERYRLLLVCTVISEAAITTLDTPLDVFVNDEDDNAPYVNLTDTAEIVISFNRTKGGTYGTLSIFDRDLTSIYSTDQSHNRYVETLLNTDPWTRETFDVKRSFSEKKAAHNGVRETIHNYDLILKRNLLVTENRSVQLDYLVNDTTYPGLEGTVSLHFNVTILPVHIRFENFTHIFTLTRRASLYAQVGRVCVENCQQFDGFSVTYQLKVPDKNISADELSCYAAISIAQAPDEMWGLLYVNDSESLRRAECQDLQFIVVAQAANAQGEVSAEIRIILDAEVVNQESQQLVSCSENRRRGDCESTRGLGATMGRCQWRQGTEKGIAENYSTCSPDLRTCPDSFCDAIESKDTSICPQDCTKETVTGGHELGLRNGIQAGYGTCYCLTERCFCEKDDVEEGLCDDMCKTVIATILLLSFIVSILLSSYFIHRYHKKSPKAPIASAEMTFRRPAQAYPISFPGNNLRRGSQESIETDTFKIPEDPKWEFPRKNLVLGKTLGEGEFGKVVKATAFRLKGKAGYTTVAVKMLKENASHSELRDLLSEFTLLKQVNHPHVIKMYGACSQDGPLYLIVEYAKFGSLRNFLRESRKVGPSFMGMDANRNSSYLENPDDRALTMGDLISFAWQISRGMQYLAEMKLVHRDLAARNVLVAEGRKMKISDFGLSRDVYEEDSYVKRSKGRIPVKWMAIESLFDHIYTTQSDVWSFGVLLWEIVTLGGNPYPGIAPERLFNLLKTGYRMERPENCSEEMYNLMGRCWKQESDKRPTFSDISKELEKMMVKSRDYLDLAASTPADALLYDDALSEEDTPLVDCNNAPIPRTLPSTWIENKLYGMSYPNWPEKSPVPLNRHDATNPVFTRYANDSVYANWMALPSPAKTVDKLDS